One Coprobacter fastidiosus genomic window, GAAGGAATGATTGTTCTTTCGTCGGGACAAAAAGCTGAATTAAACAAATCAACGAAACAAATGCACGTAAGAACATTCAATACGCAACTCGATGCAGTTTGGCATGACGGAATGATTCCATTCGAAGATGCGACAATCTCGGAAATCGTTTCGACTCTCCAACATTTATACAAAACAGAGATCATTCTATCTCCAGACATTGATAAAAGCACTTACTCCGGAGTTATTTATCAAAAAGAAAACCTCGACTCCGTATTACTTAATTTGACATTAGCCATGCCGATAGAATATACAAAAAATGAAGGCAAAATATACATAAAACCGATTAAAAAGTAAATCATCTTATACAATAACAATTTATCCTTAAACGGTGACAGGCAAGAAAGCGATTCTTTCTTGCCTGTCGCCGTTTAAATTTTGTAGATCAAGAAAATCTCAACATTCACATAAAAAACAAATTTTCGAGTAAGTGTTTTCTCAAATACGACTGTTTTATATGCAAAGGGGGGAAAAAACAAAGGAATTTATCCCTTTATGTGTTTGATTCAATAATAAATACCTATGAAAAATGTTTTAACAAAAAAGAGGCATATAAAAATAGCCTCGATGATTCTGTTCTTGTTTCTTTCTACACACTTAACATTCTCACAAGTTACTTTGTCTCTTAAAAACGGGACTTTAGGAAACATTATCCAAACAATTAAAACTCAAACTGAGTATAAGTTTTTTTATGATGACGAACTAACCAAACTGAAGGTCGGAGATATAAACGAAAAAAATATCCCGGTAAAAGAGTTATTAAACAAAGTATTGCCACCCATCGGCGTCACTTATAAAATAGATTCTCAAATCATTTATCTATACCCCAATAAAAAAGAAATAAAATCTACGCCGAAGGAAAAAGACTCAAAACAAATTATAAAAGGACAAGTAACCGATGCTTCAGGAGAACCTCTAATCGGGGTCAGCGTATCCGTAAAAGGATCGACATCCGGAACAATGACCGACATGGACGGAAATTATACATTAATCGTTCCGGAGGGATATAAAGATATTCAATTTTCTTACGTCGGCTTTAAAACCGAACAGCACGCAATTAAAGGAGATAAAATTAACATTCAAATGCAAGAGGATACTCATACCCTCGACGAAGTCGTCGTTACGGCATTGGGAATCAAAAAAGAGAAAAAAATGTTAGGATATTCGGTACAAGAAATAAAAGGCGACAAGCTCAACCAAACCGGAGATCCGTCTATAACAGGAGCTTTACAAGGGAAAGTTGCAGGTTTGCAAATGACTACATCAAATACCGGATTAAATGGATCTACCAAAATAACCATACGAGGCAATAGCTCTCTCGTAGATAATAATCAACCGTTATGGATCGTAGATGGTGTCCCTTTTACAGAAGAAAGTACTTCCACTGCTTCTGCATACAGCGGATATGACCGAGGAAGTACTACTGTCGATATTAATCCAGAAGATATCGAATCAATATCCGTTTTGAAAGGTCCTAATGCTGCTGCGTTATACGGATCAAGAGCCGGAAACGGAGTGATCTTAATTACTACGAAAAAGGGGACAAAGTCTAACGGATTCGGAGTCACATACAACAACAACTTTACATGGACTCAAGTCGCTTCGACATTGGAAATGCAAGATAAATACGGTCAAGGAACAAATGGTATATACAGTGACACGCCTTATAGTTTCGGGCCAGAGCTTGACGGACATGAATATACGACTTTTACCGGAGAAAACATCCCTTTTCAAAAATACGGAAATAAACTAAAAGATTTTTTCGATACGGGATTTGCTCAGACTCATAACGTCGCTATCGGAAACGTAAAAGAAGATTCTAATTACAGGGCATCTTTCGGAAGTACAAATGCCAACGGCATATTTTCCCGTGAAAAGATGAATAAAATCAATGTAGATCTGACTGCTGGGATGAAAATGAATAAATACTTGTCTATGGATTCCAAAATATCCTTATCTCGCACTAAAACCGAAAATCGTCCCCTCTACGGGAAAAACGGTATTGTATATCAACTATTATTCATACCCAATAATATCCGGTTAAGTGATTTGAAAGATCATTATATGTCTCCTGAAAAAGCTCATATCAATTGGACAGGACCTTTTGAAGAAGTATTAAATCCCTATTTTATAGAAAATCAATACAGCAATAATGACGAACGCTGGAGGGCATTCGGTTACTATACTGCAAAACTGAACTTTACCGACTGGTTACATGGCTCAGCCAAATATGCTTTCGATTATTATAACACAACCTTCAAAACTACGGACATTACCAAATGTCTGGATGTCACGACTCTAGACGAACAAAAACAAGATCGATTAGACCGATCAGAAAGTCGTTTCTTCGAACAAAATGCAGAATTTATGTTGTTAGGAAATAACAATATCGGAGACCGCATACAAATAGGTTACTCTTTAGGAAGTAATATCATGATTCAACAAAGGACAGGACTAGATGCATTCTCTGTAAACATGCGAAAAAAATTAGTATGGCAGATGAATTCCGCATTAGGTGTAAACGGAGCGAATGCTTCATATATGAAAAAACAGATCAATTCGGTTTTCGGAACTTTCCAATTTACATTTGACAATTATCTTACTCTCGACTTGACAGCGCGAAATGACTGGTCTTCTACATTACCTTCAAATAACCGGTCATTCTTTTATCCTTCTGCCAATTTAAGTTTTGTAGTAAGCGATTTTATTCGTAATCAAAATTGGGCGCTTCCGGCTTGGTTAACATTCGCAAAAGTAAGACTTTCGGCGGCACAAGTAGGTAAAGATACCGATCCATATCAACTGTGCAACTGGCTGAATTATAAGCAAAACGGGAATACAGGAGATTTAACTTCTCCCGATACTTCAATCAGAGCTAATGCTACCTTAAAGCCTGAAATCTCTACTTCGTATGAAGGCGGATTAGAATTAAAATTTTTGCAAAACCGGTTAGGAATAGATTTTACCTATTATAACAGTCGGACAAAAAATCAAGTGTTAATAGTCCCGATGACCGGTTCTTTCAACGGAAAATATATCAATGCCGGACTGGTAAGCAATAAAGGGGTAGAACTCATGCTATACGGTACTCCTGTAAAAACTAAAGATTTTTCATTTGATCTTACAATAAACATGGCTCACAACCTCTCTGAAGTGGTAGAACTAACACCAGAAAAGAAAGAAGTCATATTTAACGAAGGAGAGTCTAACTTTATCATAGACGTCGGAGCTCGTGAAGGAGGGAAATTAGGAGATATCTACCCGATACAATCTTACAAACGCGATAACAACGGAAATATCATTATTCGCGATGGTTACCCATTGATCGAAGAAAGCAAAGGTAATGACCGTAAAGCGATCGGTAATATACAACCTAAATTACTAATGTCTGTTACTCCGTCATTTGCATATAAAGGTATTTACCTGACTGCACTTTTCGACATGAAATTCGGTGGAGATATAGTATCCATGTCCGAATCGGTAGCTACAAACTACGGTATGGCAAAACGCACAGAAAATCGGGGAACAATTACTGTAAAAGGAGTAAATGAAGACGGCACACCCAACACGACAGCCGTTGATGCAGAAAGTTACTACAAACGAATAGCCAACGTAGCAGAAGAATTCTTATATGATGCATCATTCATCAAGCTAAAAGAGCTGTCACTCGGTTACTCATTTCCCAAAACATTGTTGAAGAAAACTCCTTTTAACAGTTTAAAAGTCGCATTTGTCACCCGTAACCTTTGTTATTTGATGAGTCACACTCCGGGAACAAGCCCAGAAGGAGGTTATGATACGACAATGTTTTCTCAAGCATTCGATTTCACATCCATACCTTATACACGAACATTAGGATTTTCTGTTAATGTCGGATTTTAATCATTTTATTTGAAAATATAAGATTATGAAATTACATTATATTACGATATCGGCAATACTTCTATCTGTGACATCATGTGCAGATTTCGATAAAATAAATATCGATCCTGAAAACTCTATATACGTAGGAGCTGGAGATACAGGGAATGACTCAAACGATGACGAACGTTCTACCAGTATAGATTTTCCTGAAACCATCCCGGATGACGAATTAGCTTTTGCCAAAGAAAACGAAGCATCTGTTGAGTCAGATTTTAAAACATTCTCGTATGAAGGGATGTACAACGATTATCAAAAAACGACAAACTTAACACATGATATATACGCAGGATATTTTGCCAACAACCACCCATCTTTCGTTAACGAGTCTCCCAACTATCGTTATACCGATCGCTATTCATCAACACGCTGGGAACATTTCTATCGCGACCGTTGCAAAGAATATTCCCGACTAACCCGTGTATTCAAATATGTTAATCCCGAGAAATACAAAAACGCATTTTATATCACCCGCATCTATTTCGCCTTTTTGGGAGTACAAATGGTAGATACATACGGAAATATTCCTTTCTCAGATTATGTTCGGGGACAAAATCCGCGAGAAAAAGCCAGATACGATACAGGTGCAGAAGTATATGACATGTGTTTTCGCATTTTAGCCGAAGCCGTAGAAAACATAAATCCCGACGATGCAAGTCAATTCACATTCTCCGGGAATAATGATAATTGTTATCATGGAGATGCCTCAAAATGGGTCAGATTTGCAAATACTTTGCGGCTACGCATGGCTTTACGGATATCTAATTATGACCCGGATTGGGCTCGTAAGGAAGGAACTGCCGCATTAACAGCTAAAGGAGGATTAATTCAAAACAATGAAGATAATATGCGTACAATACCGAAACACGCTCCTACCGATTTAGGAGGAGACGGTATCGGTGGCAACGAAAATGTTCATGCCATGTGTAGCTATATTTATTTGGATGTCGTTATGTCTAAAGACATGGAACTGGCATATAAAACACAAAGTTCACGGGATGATCCTCGTATGCAGGTATGCTGGTACCGTCCCACACCGACAACTCAATTAAAAGATCAAGATACCGAAGATACTTCATCAGAGTTTACGGGATGTGCAATCGGCAGTTCCGATATAGACCGCTCTTCAGCTAAATATTCGGTAATACGCAGTTATTCAAGAAACTCTACGACATTAGATAACTCACGATGGTTTGGATATGCTCGTGAATCTGTATGGTTGAGTTATGCCGAAACAAAGTTTCTCCTTGCAGAAGCTGCATTAAGAAACTGGGGAACAGAAAAAGATGCAGAGACATACTTTAAAGAAGGAATTCAAGCATCCTGCGACTACTACGGAATCTTATCACGACTCACAACAGCTTATGTTAACGGAGTTATGAGCAACCTTGACGAAGGAGTATTTACTAACAACAAAGAAAAAGCTTTAGAAGCTATCATAACACAAAAATGGTTAGCTGTTTTCCCGAATGGAAACGAAGGCTGGGCAGAATTTCGTCGGACAGATTATCCCCGTCTACAAAACCATATCGGCAATATATCAGAAGATGTCCCCGTCGGAAAATTCATCAAACGCATCCGTTACCCGAACAGCGAATATACCAGCAATCAGGAGAATATACCCCAAAATTACATCGATCGTCAAGATACCAAGATATTTTGGGACATAGCTGATACAAATAATGATTCGGGAATCAGACAGACTCCTGACAATTTCAGATGACAATGTAGATTTTCGGATTAAAAATATGTAATGAAAAATGAAATTTATGACTAAGTGTTTTTATGACGACCATACGTTTTATAATTATTAAATATTGCACAACCAATAATATGTTAATTTTTAAATCATAAACCGATGAAAGTGAAAAAACTTTTTTTTCTTGTGTTGCTCTTTTTATGGAGCGGACAAATTGCAATGTCCCAACAACCTTATGCACCATGTTGGCATCCTCTAAATTTAAAAGGATGGAATCCGTCAATGGATCCCGATTTTCAGTTCAACAAAGCTACAATAAAATTGCAACCCCGTTTTCAAAACATAAATTTGAATGCAAATCCTTACCAACATTACGAGGGTCAATTATGCGCTATGATAACTATGAATGATGCATGCAGCACGACTCCATCTCAAGATGCTTTCAATTTCATCGGCTGCAACCCCACATTCTGGCAATACATCGATATATTGGTTTGGTGGGGAGGCTCTGCCAGCGAAGGTATCATCGTACCTCCCTCAGCCCCGGCAATCGATGTCGCCCACATGAATGGAGTAAAAATACTGGGAACTATATTTTTCCCACCATCAGCTTATGGTGGCACAGGAGAATGGATCGATCAAATGCTGACAATGGAAAACGGAGAATATATTTACGCTAAAAAACTATATGAAATCGCAGTTGCATACGGTTTTGACGGCTGGATGATCAATGAGGAAACTTATCATGGAGGAAATCCGGGATGGTCTGGATTTATCAAAGAATTTGAAGACTGTAAAAAAGCCGACGGCAATGATCACATGATTATCGGCTGGTACGACAATTCTATGAATGTAAGCTCTCGTCAAGGGCTACTACAAAACGGCATTTACTACATGCAAGAATACGCAAGTTCGAAACATATTAACGAAAATCTTCAAAGATGGTTAGGATTCGGCTGGGACGAAGAAGACTTTGTACAGAGAAATTATATGGGATGCCAACAAGATATAGCGAGCGATGAATTCAGTAAAATATTTTCGAAGAACAAACACAATGCTTCTGTTTTTATTTTTAAGCCAGAAGAAACGACTTGGAAAAAATTCGTAGGAAATCTTATCGGCAAACCTTCAGCATCCGGTGAAACGGCTTACTCTGCAATGAAAAGCTCTTTCAAAGCCGAATCTACTTATTGGGTACAAAATGCAAATCCTTCATCTACCGATGGTTGGAGTGCACAAGTTTGCGCTCTGTCCACAGCTATGTCCGAAAGATCTGTCATTCAAAATACACCTTTTATTACCTCGTTCAGTGCAGGATTAGGAAAGCATCGTTTTGTCAATGGAGAAAAACGAAATACACAAGATTGGTATCATAGAGGTATGCAGGACATTTTACCGACATGGCGCTGGTGGACCGAAGCAGGGTGTAATTTATCTTTCGATTACAATTGGGATGATGCTTATAACAACGGAACTTCTATCAGTGTCGAAGGTTCTTTGACTGCGAACAGAGATAACCTAATACGGCTATTCAAGACGAACATGATTATCAAATCCGGTGACAAAGTACAATTAGTTTACAAAACATCAGTATCGGGCTCGATTGAAGTTAAGTTAGGTACTTCTAACAACACCTTTGATTTAGAAACTTTCAAACTGAATACTGTAAAAACAGAAAACGGATGGACAATAGGAGAAGCCGACCTTTCCTCCATTTCAGGAAAAACGGTATGCGTCATCGCATTAAATTTCAAATCAACCTCAACAACCTCCTCCTATACAGCATCTTTAGGACAATTAGGTATATTCAACAAATCATATACACCTTCTGCTCTGCCGGTAACTAACTTAAAAACAGAAAGTAAATTAACAACAGAAGGAGGCGATCTAAGAATTACATGGGATGTACAAGAATCTACCGACGTACATCATTACAACATATACATGACTCAGGGAAACGAAAGAAAATTGATCGGTCAAACTCGTAACGGAGGTTTTTACATTCCTGAATTTAAACGTACATCCACAAACGAAACATCTGTAAAGATAGAAGTAGTTACAGTTTCTAACGATTATAAAGAAGGTATTCCCTCTGTTTTAGAAGTGAAATATCCTTCTCGTGAACAAATTACGGTCAAATGCTATGCTTCTCAAACCTTAGTAAAAACAGGAACTAATGTTACAATTACGGCGGAAGCCGATAATTCTCCGACATCATATACTTGGGCAATACCGCAAAATGCGACCTTGGTAAGCGGACAAGGTACTTCAAAAGCTGTTTTCAGCTTCTCACAGGAAGGTTTGTATGACATTTCCGTTACCGTGGCAAACGAAGTTGCCAGTGTGACCTATTCACAATCTAACATGATAGAAGTAAATAATGATAAGTCATTAGAACTGGTAAGTGTTGACAAAAGCATATATTCTTGCAGCAAATGGAACGAAGGAGACAATGAAGCTCCGGAATATCTGTTAGACGGTAAATATTCTTCCGATGATGTAACCATGCATGAGAAATGGTGTGCATCCGGCAATCGGGAATATACAGTTATTATAGACCTTGAACAGATATATAACATATACAGAACCCGCATAATGGACTGTCAGGTCGCAGAATCGGGAGATAATTTCAACAATTACCGAATATATATCAGCAAAGATGCACAAGATTGGAAACCCGTTATTGAAAAAACCGAACAGAGAAGTGTAAAAATTAAAGATGATTATATTGCTCCTACGGAAGGTCGCTATGTAAAACTCAATATATACGACAAATCTCCTTTTACAATACGAGTATGGGAATTTGAAATATACGGGACTGAATTAGGAGAACATTCTATTCAGCAACAAGAAGATCTTGTCATGGGTCTTTCTGCAGAACAAGAAAATAAACTTACATTTGACTGGGGCGGCGAAGCTGATGACGATTATGCTTTTACTGTCGAATCATTCAATGAAAACCTACTGACTACAGAAATAGGTAAAATCGATTTGCAAGCCAAAACCGTAAGCTATAAAATGAAAACCGGTACGGAACAAGGAGTTGCAAAGGTTGCCGTACATTTCAGAAAAGGAGAATATACCCGATCTACGATATTCAATGTGAATGTCACCGATCTGGAAAATATTAATCGAGCTGCCGGAAAAATAGCTACGATCCTAAAAGCCGGTACAAGTTATGATGAGGACGATGGCATGACTCAATATCCTTCCATCAAAAAACATATAGAATATCTGACCGACGAAAACGATGAAACATTCGCAATGACATCTTATGATGAGGTAGATACCGAATTAGAGTTTGATTTAGGGGCTATTTACGGAATCAATAAAGTCGAAATCGTACTGAAAAATATTTCCGGAGTAACTGCAGTTCCTAAGAATTTAAAATTTTATGCTGCCGATGACGAAACGAAAGAATATCGTGAATTTATCTCAAAATCCTGCAATGTAGGGACAAATACATACGAAATAAGCAGACAAAACATGCGTTTTGTAAAATTAGTTCTCCCTGCTACCGATGAATTAATGGGGTATGCCGTATGTGAAGTGCGCATTTTCGGAAAAGAAGTCGCAGATAAATATATGCCTTTAGAACTAAGCGGGTATAATATAGACATCATTGCTGAAAGCACTCCAATACAATCCTCTTCAGTTGCTATGAGCACTCAGACAAATAATCTACCGTCTTTTGTATGGGTTAGCCGGAGCATATTGCCAGAATACGGATTACCTGAAAGCGGAAAAATAACCAGCCAATCGGGAGTACGCTACCAATTAGCACCATATAACGGAGCTAATGCGGTTAAAAGTGTAGGAAAAGAAAATGCTATTCTCTCTTTAAATAAAGGAGTAAAAGCAAAAAAAATACATATTCTGGTAACCGCCGGTCCAGGAGATTCTCCTTATTCGACTACTAAAGCCGCCTATGCACGGGTAAGATATACTGACGGAACTACGGCAGACCACAATAACGGAAGCTTTTTCTGGATGAGAAGATTCAACAACCTAAATGAATCAGACCAACAAGTAACAGCCAACCCGATTGCAATAAAAGGAATAAAAGGCTACAATTGGAATAGTGAAGCTTTATTCGATTCAGAATGTTGTTTAGCAGAAATATCGATAAATACAAATCCAGAAAAGGAAATTGCATCCGTCGAACTGCAAGGTTACCAAAATGACGAATGGGGATATATTTTGGCGGCAACAGCAGAAGAAGTTAGCTGGATCGTAGGAATAGAAAAATCTACCGCAGACAATTCCGAAATCAAAATTTATCCGAATCCCGTACGAAAAGGAAATAGTCTGACCGTAGAAACTACCGATGCAAAAACAATACGTCTGATGACATTACAAGGAGTAACGATTTCTAATCAAAATATAAACACTCCGATAACGACTATTCAGACAGACAATCTGACAACAGGCACATATTTATTAATAATTTCCGGAAAAGACTATACAAAGACTATGAAGATCATCGTAAAATAATTCAAATTTTATAAAATCTAAAAAAGGCATTGAAAAATTTCAATGCCTTTTATTTTTATTCATTTTTTAAATAAGTGTTTTTTACGCTCTTCTTGTTTTATATATAGTTTATCAAACTATTTTCAACCTTAAAATAATATCTGTTATGAAAGTAAAAAAATTACCACACAGATCTCTGCTATTTGCAGGAGTATTTTTAACGGGAGCTTTCTTCGTCAAAGCTATATCAGAAGAACATACCCTATCCTTTCCAACAAATCCGAATACCAAAACCACAGAAGAAGTCATCCCTCTCACAATTTCGAGCGGATTCGATAAAGATTTCATCGCAGAAGCAAAACCTGCACAAACCCATTCTTCTGAACGTATGGATGATGTTTCTTGGGTATATTACAGTGCAGATTTACAAAGTTCAGGAGGTCTTCCTTCCGATGGTATAGTAAAATCAGGAAATGTCACTTATCAATTAGCTCCATATACAGGGAACAACGCAACTCGAATCGTTGTGAAAAACAAGGA contains:
- a CDS encoding SusD/RagB family nutrient-binding outer membrane lipoprotein; the protein is MKLHYITISAILLSVTSCADFDKINIDPENSIYVGAGDTGNDSNDDERSTSIDFPETIPDDELAFAKENEASVESDFKTFSYEGMYNDYQKTTNLTHDIYAGYFANNHPSFVNESPNYRYTDRYSSTRWEHFYRDRCKEYSRLTRVFKYVNPEKYKNAFYITRIYFAFLGVQMVDTYGNIPFSDYVRGQNPREKARYDTGAEVYDMCFRILAEAVENINPDDASQFTFSGNNDNCYHGDASKWVRFANTLRLRMALRISNYDPDWARKEGTAALTAKGGLIQNNEDNMRTIPKHAPTDLGGDGIGGNENVHAMCSYIYLDVVMSKDMELAYKTQSSRDDPRMQVCWYRPTPTTQLKDQDTEDTSSEFTGCAIGSSDIDRSSAKYSVIRSYSRNSTTLDNSRWFGYARESVWLSYAETKFLLAEAALRNWGTEKDAETYFKEGIQASCDYYGILSRLTTAYVNGVMSNLDEGVFTNNKEKALEAIITQKWLAVFPNGNEGWAEFRRTDYPRLQNHIGNISEDVPVGKFIKRIRYPNSEYTSNQENIPQNYIDRQDTKIFWDIADTNNDSGIRQTPDNFR
- a CDS encoding SusC/RagA family TonB-linked outer membrane protein, with protein sequence MKNVLTKKRHIKIASMILFLFLSTHLTFSQVTLSLKNGTLGNIIQTIKTQTEYKFFYDDELTKLKVGDINEKNIPVKELLNKVLPPIGVTYKIDSQIIYLYPNKKEIKSTPKEKDSKQIIKGQVTDASGEPLIGVSVSVKGSTSGTMTDMDGNYTLIVPEGYKDIQFSYVGFKTEQHAIKGDKINIQMQEDTHTLDEVVVTALGIKKEKKMLGYSVQEIKGDKLNQTGDPSITGALQGKVAGLQMTTSNTGLNGSTKITIRGNSSLVDNNQPLWIVDGVPFTEESTSTASAYSGYDRGSTTVDINPEDIESISVLKGPNAAALYGSRAGNGVILITTKKGTKSNGFGVTYNNNFTWTQVASTLEMQDKYGQGTNGIYSDTPYSFGPELDGHEYTTFTGENIPFQKYGNKLKDFFDTGFAQTHNVAIGNVKEDSNYRASFGSTNANGIFSREKMNKINVDLTAGMKMNKYLSMDSKISLSRTKTENRPLYGKNGIVYQLLFIPNNIRLSDLKDHYMSPEKAHINWTGPFEEVLNPYFIENQYSNNDERWRAFGYYTAKLNFTDWLHGSAKYAFDYYNTTFKTTDITKCLDVTTLDEQKQDRLDRSESRFFEQNAEFMLLGNNNIGDRIQIGYSLGSNIMIQQRTGLDAFSVNMRKKLVWQMNSALGVNGANASYMKKQINSVFGTFQFTFDNYLTLDLTARNDWSSTLPSNNRSFFYPSANLSFVVSDFIRNQNWALPAWLTFAKVRLSAAQVGKDTDPYQLCNWLNYKQNGNTGDLTSPDTSIRANATLKPEISTSYEGGLELKFLQNRLGIDFTYYNSRTKNQVLIVPMTGSFNGKYINAGLVSNKGVELMLYGTPVKTKDFSFDLTINMAHNLSEVVELTPEKKEVIFNEGESNFIIDVGAREGGKLGDIYPIQSYKRDNNGNIIIRDGYPLIEESKGNDRKAIGNIQPKLLMSVTPSFAYKGIYLTALFDMKFGGDIVSMSESVATNYGMAKRTENRGTITVKGVNEDGTPNTTAVDAESYYKRIANVAEEFLYDASFIKLKELSLGYSFPKTLLKKTPFNSLKVAFVTRNLCYLMSHTPGTSPEGGYDTTMFSQAFDFTSIPYTRTLGFSVNVGF
- a CDS encoding endo-beta-N-acetylglucosaminidase gives rise to the protein MKVKKLFFLVLLFLWSGQIAMSQQPYAPCWHPLNLKGWNPSMDPDFQFNKATIKLQPRFQNINLNANPYQHYEGQLCAMITMNDACSTTPSQDAFNFIGCNPTFWQYIDILVWWGGSASEGIIVPPSAPAIDVAHMNGVKILGTIFFPPSAYGGTGEWIDQMLTMENGEYIYAKKLYEIAVAYGFDGWMINEETYHGGNPGWSGFIKEFEDCKKADGNDHMIIGWYDNSMNVSSRQGLLQNGIYYMQEYASSKHINENLQRWLGFGWDEEDFVQRNYMGCQQDIASDEFSKIFSKNKHNASVFIFKPEETTWKKFVGNLIGKPSASGETAYSAMKSSFKAESTYWVQNANPSSTDGWSAQVCALSTAMSERSVIQNTPFITSFSAGLGKHRFVNGEKRNTQDWYHRGMQDILPTWRWWTEAGCNLSFDYNWDDAYNNGTSISVEGSLTANRDNLIRLFKTNMIIKSGDKVQLVYKTSVSGSIEVKLGTSNNTFDLETFKLNTVKTENGWTIGEADLSSISGKTVCVIALNFKSTSTTSSYTASLGQLGIFNKSYTPSALPVTNLKTESKLTTEGGDLRITWDVQESTDVHHYNIYMTQGNERKLIGQTRNGGFYIPEFKRTSTNETSVKIEVVTVSNDYKEGIPSVLEVKYPSREQITVKCYASQTLVKTGTNVTITAEADNSPTSYTWAIPQNATLVSGQGTSKAVFSFSQEGLYDISVTVANEVASVTYSQSNMIEVNNDKSLELVSVDKSIYSCSKWNEGDNEAPEYLLDGKYSSDDVTMHEKWCASGNREYTVIIDLEQIYNIYRTRIMDCQVAESGDNFNNYRIYISKDAQDWKPVIEKTEQRSVKIKDDYIAPTEGRYVKLNIYDKSPFTIRVWEFEIYGTELGEHSIQQQEDLVMGLSAEQENKLTFDWGGEADDDYAFTVESFNENLLTTEIGKIDLQAKTVSYKMKTGTEQGVAKVAVHFRKGEYTRSTIFNVNVTDLENINRAAGKIATILKAGTSYDEDDGMTQYPSIKKHIEYLTDENDETFAMTSYDEVDTELEFDLGAIYGINKVEIVLKNISGVTAVPKNLKFYAADDETKEYREFISKSCNVGTNTYEISRQNMRFVKLVLPATDELMGYAVCEVRIFGKEVADKYMPLELSGYNIDIIAESTPIQSSSVAMSTQTNNLPSFVWVSRSILPEYGLPESGKITSQSGVRYQLAPYNGANAVKSVGKENAILSLNKGVKAKKIHILVTAGPGDSPYSTTKAAYARVRYTDGTTADHNNGSFFWMRRFNNLNESDQQVTANPIAIKGIKGYNWNSEALFDSECCLAEISINTNPEKEIASVELQGYQNDEWGYILAATAEEVSWIVGIEKSTADNSEIKIYPNPVRKGNSLTVETTDAKTIRLMTLQGVTISNQNINTPITTIQTDNLTTGTYLLIISGKDYTKTMKIIVK